The following coding sequences are from one Syntrophomonadaceae bacterium window:
- the cdaA gene encoding diadenylate cyclase CdaA yields the protein MTLWSYIKTFDLLDVLRLILDVSLVAFFIYKLIMLIKGTRAVQLIKGLVVLVIAAFLAKALNLATIGWVLSQLQLIILVALPVVFQPELRRALERLGRGKLFSGSITFLGVEDMSRLINEIIRAVQVLAKTKTGALIVIEREIGLNDYIETGIKVDGFLSSELLVNIFSPNTPFHDGASIIRGDRLVAAACFLPLTDIPYLSKQLGTRHRAALGITEISDAVAIVVSEETGTISVADEGRLTRYLDEKNLKEMLENLLLPKNNSNHSFWHWRS from the coding sequence ATGACCCTTTGGTCATATATCAAGACTTTTGATTTGCTGGATGTCTTGCGCCTCATCCTTGACGTCAGCCTGGTGGCTTTTTTCATCTATAAATTGATTATGCTGATTAAGGGAACCAGAGCTGTTCAGCTCATCAAGGGCCTGGTTGTGCTGGTTATTGCTGCTTTCCTGGCCAAGGCCCTTAATCTGGCAACTATCGGGTGGGTTTTATCTCAGCTGCAATTAATTATTCTTGTGGCCTTACCGGTGGTGTTCCAGCCGGAGCTGCGCCGGGCTTTAGAGCGGTTAGGCCGGGGCAAGCTTTTCTCTGGTTCCATCACCTTCCTGGGTGTTGAAGACATGTCTCGCCTGATTAATGAAATAATCAGAGCTGTACAAGTTTTGGCCAAGACCAAGACCGGAGCGCTGATAGTAATAGAAAGAGAAATCGGTCTTAATGATTATATTGAAACAGGCATCAAGGTGGATGGATTTTTGTCCAGCGAACTGCTCGTAAATATTTTTTCCCCGAATACCCCTTTTCATGATGGGGCCTCAATAATCAGAGGTGACAGACTGGTTGCTGCTGCCTGTTTTCTACCTTTAACCGATATCCCTTACCTGAGCAAGCAGCTGGGAACCAGGCATCGGGCTGCTTTGGGGATTACGGAAATTTCTGATGCGGTTGCGATCGTAGTATCTGAAGAAACCGGTACCATCTCTGTGGCTGATGAGGGCCGTTTAACCCGGTACCTTGATGAAAAAAACCTGAAGGAAATGCTGGAGAACCTTTTGCTGCCTAAAAACAATAGCAACCATTCTTTCTGGCATTGGAGGTCATAG
- a CDS encoding DUF881 domain-containing protein, producing MANKRRGQIYLTILCIVTGMLIAWQYALTVSASAGAPKGRNAMLVSVIEGLEAETLVLQEKILDLRKQLDALHDAQLDDEEEITGLQEELQWLRSIAALTEVHGPGITVTLDDNVAGSNAARNLPDYNPNNFIIHDKNILYLVNEIRRAGAEAIAINNQRIVAVSDIRCVGPVIFVNSTRMAPPYIIQAIGDPERLEKLVSMGEEFTYLKYKDFPIRLVRETVISLPAYIGGYSLNSVQKAPEGGS from the coding sequence ATGGCCAATAAACGCCGAGGGCAAATTTATTTAACTATTTTATGCATAGTTACCGGCATGTTAATTGCGTGGCAGTATGCACTGACTGTTTCTGCGTCGGCAGGTGCCCCCAAAGGCAGGAACGCGATGCTTGTTTCGGTGATTGAAGGACTGGAAGCCGAAACATTAGTGTTGCAAGAAAAAATCCTTGACCTAAGGAAGCAGCTCGATGCCCTCCACGACGCCCAACTGGATGACGAAGAGGAAATCACTGGTTTGCAGGAAGAACTGCAGTGGCTACGCAGCATCGCGGCCTTAACAGAGGTGCATGGCCCGGGTATTACTGTCACTTTAGATGACAATGTGGCCGGTTCAAACGCAGCAAGGAATCTGCCGGACTATAACCCAAACAATTTTATCATTCATGACAAGAATATTTTATACCTGGTAAACGAGATCAGGCGGGCAGGGGCTGAGGCTATTGCCATCAACAATCAACGAATAGTTGCTGTTTCCGATATTCGCTGTGTCGGGCCGGTTATTTTCGTAAACTCTACCCGGATGGCTCCGCCTTATATTATCCAGGCTATCGGCGACCCTGAGCGCCTGGAAAAACTCGTATCCATGGGAGAGGAATTCACCTATTTAAAATATAAGGATTTTCCGATTAGGCTGGTAAGGGAAACAGTAATCTCTCTCCCGGCATATATCGGCGGTTATAGCCTGAACAGTGTCCAAAAAGCGCCGGAAGGAGGATCCTAG
- a CDS encoding DUF881 domain-containing protein: MAINNKRSPLARWQVTFTIVLLFTGIMLSMQFRTQQDFRQTLAAQKTEDLVVIWKRLLDKRERLEQEVEGLRREKLLLEQKSTAGLDSLSQVTAGLERLRMSQGLIPVKGPGVTITLIGDAPLLYLDLVDLVNELWASGAEAMAINDHRLISASAFDDREGIDNIYITVNGERLYFPIVVKAIGDPPTLQTGLSFPGGIVDNFRTYGITLNIQQHTELIIPSAKNLSSWIHAQAGPAPPPPPPQLNQEVVSGETAKP, encoded by the coding sequence GTGGCAATTAATAACAAAAGGTCTCCTCTGGCAAGGTGGCAGGTAACTTTTACAATTGTCCTGCTATTTACGGGGATTATGCTTTCGATGCAATTCCGCACCCAGCAGGACTTCCGGCAAACCCTGGCTGCCCAGAAAACTGAAGACTTGGTAGTAATTTGGAAAAGACTGCTGGACAAAAGAGAGCGACTAGAGCAGGAAGTTGAAGGGCTCCGGAGAGAAAAGCTGCTTTTAGAGCAAAAGTCAACTGCCGGTTTGGATTCCCTTTCTCAGGTAACAGCTGGCTTGGAACGATTACGGATGTCTCAGGGATTAATCCCGGTGAAAGGACCTGGTGTCACCATCACGCTTATTGGCGACGCCCCTCTTTTATATCTGGACTTAGTAGATTTAGTTAATGAGTTGTGGGCTAGCGGAGCCGAAGCAATGGCCATCAACGACCACCGGCTCATTTCTGCCTCTGCTTTTGACGACAGGGAAGGAATCGATAATATTTATATCACAGTCAATGGGGAACGGCTGTACTTCCCGATAGTGGTGAAAGCCATCGGGGATCCGCCTACACTGCAAACAGGTTTAAGCTTCCCGGGAGGTATCGTCGATAACTTCCGCACCTACGGAATTACCCTGAATATTCAGCAGCACACGGAATTAATAATTCCGTCGGCGAAAAATTTATCTTCCTGGATCCATGCCCAGGCAGGACCCGCGCCACCTCCGCCGCCCCCGCAGCTAAATCAGGAAGTTGTTTCCGGGGAAACGGCCAAACCATAG
- a CDS encoding 50S ribosome-binding GTPase: MPANLTPQYYIAEEAYKKAASVEDKVAALEDMLAVIPKHKGTEKLQADIKSRLAKLRKEGEKKKTSARFDPFNIPKEGAGQVAVFGCPNTGKSSLVGSLTRAKVQVGDYPFTTTIPVTGMMPYENVMVQLVDLPPITADTHPPGLSGLLRRADAILLVVDASDGDCPEQVQIALDYLQAKRIIGSEPAQKRAEGIPVLIAANKGDLPGSAGNAEIMRELIPAMPELMLVSARTGINLEQLKNRLFQMIEVIRVYTRAPGKEADRTAPMVLPEGSSILDLAYLIHRDFPERLKGARIWGSAKFDGQSVPREYVLADHDVVELIV, from the coding sequence ATGCCGGCCAACCTTACCCCCCAGTACTACATTGCGGAAGAAGCTTACAAAAAAGCCGCCAGTGTGGAAGACAAGGTCGCCGCTCTGGAAGATATGCTGGCGGTAATTCCTAAGCATAAGGGGACCGAAAAACTTCAGGCAGATATAAAAAGCCGCCTGGCCAAGCTCAGAAAAGAAGGGGAAAAGAAAAAGACCTCGGCCCGTTTCGACCCCTTTAACATTCCCAAAGAGGGGGCGGGCCAGGTGGCGGTATTCGGTTGCCCGAACACCGGCAAGTCCTCTCTGGTTGGGAGCCTTACCCGGGCCAAAGTTCAGGTCGGCGACTATCCCTTTACAACCACCATCCCGGTAACAGGAATGATGCCTTATGAAAATGTGATGGTCCAACTTGTCGATCTTCCGCCTATAACTGCGGATACCCATCCGCCGGGATTAAGCGGCCTTTTGCGCAGGGCGGATGCAATCTTGCTTGTTGTCGATGCATCGGATGGAGACTGCCCAGAGCAGGTACAGATCGCTTTAGACTATTTGCAGGCCAAGCGGATCATTGGCTCCGAGCCTGCGCAAAAGAGGGCTGAAGGTATCCCGGTTCTGATAGCTGCCAATAAAGGTGATCTCCCCGGCAGTGCCGGGAATGCGGAGATTATGCGGGAATTAATTCCTGCGATGCCGGAATTAATGCTGGTTTCCGCCCGGACGGGTATTAACCTGGAGCAGCTTAAAAACCGGCTGTTTCAAATGATTGAAGTGATCCGGGTATACACAAGGGCTCCAGGCAAGGAGGCGGACCGTACCGCTCCCATGGTTTTACCTGAGGGAAGCAGTATCCTTGACCTGGCTTACCTGATCCACCGGGACTTTCCCGAGCGGCTGAAAGGCGCTCGTATTTGGGGCTCAGCCAAGTTTGACGGGCAGTCGGTTCCCCGGGAATATGTTCTGGCAGATCATGATGTGGTAGAGCTTATTGTTTAA
- a CDS encoding (Fe-S)-binding protein, which produces MNILKTKEIYEKLNSCNKCGFCQATCRVYKATLNEFNCARGRIRLIKAVADGVLARSRFYEDAVNSCTLCLECTKTCPSAVPTAKLILAARQDLAATKGLPLAKSIALRRVFPSNTMQKMAFRSLKMIKDKKWFREFRGIDLAGLPVADESFINSSQKLPGLKNPRLKAAFFVGCLMSHTIVPTARNLVKVLHANNVAVVVPKEQRCCGTPQFVYGEGKTFGELARHNIELFNKLDVDVVVTGCASCGSMLKNYGDLLENEAAQKLSAKTVDITKFLVDTLQVDLTSLPGIYGKVTYHDPCHLIRSQGIAVQPRRILTSLPGIEYVEMEGADSCCGAGGMFQGFYPEIAAKISQRKLAGVIKAGVDTVVTACPACMLRIQGRLNIGGHKQQVVHLVDVLAKAYEAEKPLAVASEKL; this is translated from the coding sequence ATGAACATATTAAAAACCAAAGAAATATATGAAAAACTCAACAGCTGCAACAAGTGTGGTTTCTGCCAGGCCACATGCCGGGTTTATAAGGCAACTTTGAATGAATTTAATTGTGCCCGCGGCAGGATCAGGCTAATTAAGGCTGTGGCAGACGGTGTTTTAGCGAGAAGCAGGTTTTATGAAGACGCCGTTAACAGCTGCACACTTTGCCTGGAGTGTACAAAGACTTGCCCCAGCGCAGTACCTACCGCAAAGTTGATACTGGCTGCCCGGCAGGATCTTGCAGCAACTAAAGGGCTCCCACTTGCGAAAAGCATAGCCTTAAGAAGGGTCTTTCCCAGTAATACCATGCAGAAAATGGCTTTCAGGTCCCTGAAAATGATTAAAGACAAGAAATGGTTCCGTGAGTTCAGAGGTATTGACCTTGCAGGACTGCCGGTAGCAGACGAAAGCTTTATAAATAGCTCCCAAAAACTGCCTGGATTAAAAAATCCCAGGCTCAAGGCAGCGTTTTTTGTCGGGTGTCTCATGAGCCATACCATAGTTCCTACAGCCAGGAATCTTGTAAAGGTACTGCATGCCAATAACGTAGCAGTAGTAGTGCCGAAAGAGCAACGCTGCTGCGGCACACCGCAGTTTGTTTACGGTGAGGGCAAAACCTTTGGGGAATTGGCTAGACATAATATAGAGCTATTTAACAAGCTGGATGTTGATGTCGTTGTTACTGGCTGTGCTTCATGTGGATCAATGCTCAAAAACTATGGCGATCTGCTTGAAAACGAGGCTGCCCAAAAACTGTCCGCTAAGACTGTCGACATTACCAAGTTTCTGGTTGACACATTGCAGGTTGATTTGACTTCGCTGCCAGGGATTTATGGCAAGGTAACCTACCATGACCCTTGCCATCTGATCAGGTCCCAGGGAATTGCCGTTCAGCCAAGAAGGATTTTAACCAGTCTGCCGGGAATTGAATATGTGGAAATGGAGGGTGCTGATAGCTGCTGTGGTGCAGGTGGAATGTTCCAGGGGTTTTATCCGGAAATAGCCGCTAAAATAAGTCAGCGGAAGCTGGCAGGTGTTATTAAGGCCGGAGTGGATACAGTGGTGACGGCTTGCCCGGCCTGTATGCTGCGCATCCAGGGCCGGCTAAATATAGGCGGGCATAAACAACAGGTGGTTCATCTTGTTGATGTTTTGGCAAAGGCATATGAGGCGGAAAAGCCCTTGGCGGTAGCATCGGAAAAGTTGTAA
- a CDS encoding FAD-binding protein: MLSSAVTAELKKIVGTMYCKCDENLVYGYDATLTQYPPDAVVFPGSTEEVAQVIKLANRELIPVVSRGAGTNLSGGSVPWRGGIVLNLTRMNRILEIDTNNLLAVVEPGLVNADFQEVLAPLGYYYPPDPASMKVCTIGGNVGECAGGPRCLKYGVTRDYIRGLEVVLPTGEVVMTGSKNKPVTDGYDLTRLMIGSEGILGVFTKIIVGISPLPAAKKTMLCSFARIEDATNAVADMVGEGIVPTTLEMMDNLLINCAEDHTRAGLPRDAAAILLIEVDGYQEDLPRQVETIRELCRKNKMREFKLATSAAEVDQLWVARRTVIGAVARRRPSYSLQDVTVPRNKMPAIVNKIVEISQKYQLPIGVLAHAGDGNLHPLVLFDERDPAEVAKVHEAEGEICRAALELGGTLSGEHGIGSLKLPYLEWEFSATALNLMKGIKRLFDPNNILNPGKVVGV, translated from the coding sequence GTGCTGTCTTCAGCTGTAACTGCCGAGTTGAAAAAAATTGTGGGAACTATGTATTGCAAATGCGATGAAAACCTGGTCTATGGCTATGATGCAACTCTTACACAATATCCTCCCGATGCGGTTGTTTTTCCCGGAAGCACAGAGGAAGTCGCGCAGGTTATCAAGCTTGCTAATCGCGAATTGATACCGGTTGTCTCAAGGGGGGCGGGAACAAACTTAAGCGGCGGCTCCGTACCATGGCGGGGAGGAATAGTGCTTAACCTCACCAGGATGAACCGCATCCTGGAAATTGACACAAACAATCTTTTGGCGGTAGTTGAGCCAGGGCTGGTAAATGCAGATTTTCAGGAAGTGCTGGCTCCCCTGGGCTACTATTACCCGCCCGACCCGGCCAGCATGAAAGTCTGTACCATTGGCGGCAATGTGGGCGAATGCGCCGGTGGCCCCAGATGTTTGAAATATGGTGTAACCAGGGATTATATCCGCGGTTTGGAGGTGGTGCTTCCCACGGGGGAAGTGGTCATGACGGGCAGCAAAAACAAACCGGTCACCGATGGCTACGACCTGACCAGGCTGATGATTGGCTCAGAAGGGATACTCGGAGTATTTACCAAGATAATTGTCGGCATCAGTCCTCTTCCCGCAGCCAAAAAAACCATGCTGTGCTCATTTGCCAGGATTGAAGATGCCACTAACGCGGTAGCGGATATGGTTGGTGAGGGCATTGTGCCAACTACCTTGGAAATGATGGATAACCTCTTGATCAATTGTGCTGAGGATCATACCAGGGCAGGTCTGCCCAGGGATGCTGCCGCCATATTGTTAATCGAGGTGGACGGTTATCAGGAAGACTTGCCCAGACAGGTTGAAACCATCCGTGAGCTTTGCCGGAAAAATAAGATGCGCGAGTTCAAATTGGCAACATCTGCGGCGGAGGTTGACCAGCTCTGGGTTGCAAGGCGTACCGTGATAGGTGCCGTGGCTCGCAGGAGGCCTTCCTATTCCCTGCAGGACGTTACTGTGCCGAGAAATAAAATGCCCGCAATAGTCAATAAGATAGTAGAAATTTCCCAGAAATACCAGCTGCCGATTGGAGTTCTGGCCCATGCCGGTGACGGAAACCTGCACCCGCTGGTCTTATTTGATGAAAGAGACCCGGCGGAGGTAGCAAAGGTTCACGAGGCGGAGGGTGAAATCTGCAGGGCTGCCCTGGAACTTGGAGGTACTTTAAGCGGTGAACATGGAATTGGCAGCCTAAAACTGCCCTATTTGGAGTGGGAGTTTTCGGCCACGGCGCTTAATTTAATGAAAGGCATTAAAAGGCTGTTCGACCCTAATAATATTTTGAATCCCGGAAAAGTAGTGGGGGTGTGA
- a CDS encoding FAD-binding oxidoreductase — protein MKDWWAKLPAILGAGQYVEEKGNMLVFPASTGQVSSIVKLAHENNAKVVVKKSGAGANVREPVLILDLSKMNEIIEVDKENLTASVMSGIVLSTFQAKMKKQGFYFPPISIWDYTSPMIEAIAANHTGLNTGRYGKWREYILGVEAVLPTGEVLSVGGKNIKCVSGLDLMGLFIGSHSQLGIITRVLVRLLPKPKARKLLIASASSLLDAVNATNSLGPRGLLPARNEVITSRLALEMQLPGIEKGQIAVLTEVEGFAESLQRQLAEIDVVYQKYGIKRRQIISEENEIEKSTKEPSPCVWSGYFSRAHAYPPTYSFTVLPAKTQLLIGILDKAAGQAGISHEMIIHCGVVAMDVFIDAQDLSGLMQFEEMVLKELRLIGGRMAGEKIGILSHIGELKQLEAGLRRLFDPHGIMVG, from the coding sequence ATGAAAGATTGGTGGGCTAAACTGCCGGCAATTCTTGGAGCAGGTCAATATGTAGAGGAAAAGGGCAATATGCTTGTTTTTCCCGCCAGTACCGGTCAAGTAAGCAGTATTGTAAAACTGGCCCATGAAAACAACGCTAAAGTTGTAGTTAAAAAGTCCGGAGCCGGAGCAAACGTGCGGGAACCTGTATTGATACTGGATTTAAGCAAGATGAACGAAATAATTGAGGTAGACAAAGAAAATTTGACTGCCTCGGTAATGTCAGGAATTGTTTTGAGTACTTTTCAGGCAAAGATGAAAAAACAGGGTTTTTATTTTCCTCCTATATCAATCTGGGACTATACTTCACCCATGATCGAAGCTATTGCCGCAAACCATACGGGCCTTAACACCGGCAGGTACGGAAAATGGAGAGAGTACATTTTGGGTGTGGAAGCAGTTCTGCCTACCGGCGAAGTTCTGAGTGTGGGGGGTAAGAACATTAAGTGCGTATCAGGGCTTGACCTGATGGGACTGTTTATTGGCTCACATTCTCAGTTGGGTATTATTACAAGGGTGCTTGTGCGCCTCTTGCCAAAGCCAAAAGCGCGCAAACTGTTAATTGCGAGTGCCAGCAGCCTGCTTGATGCTGTCAACGCGACCAATAGCCTGGGGCCTCGGGGATTGCTCCCGGCCCGCAATGAAGTTATCACGTCCCGGTTGGCCTTGGAAATGCAGCTGCCCGGTATTGAAAAAGGGCAAATCGCTGTTTTAACTGAAGTTGAAGGCTTTGCGGAGTCCTTGCAGCGCCAATTGGCCGAAATAGATGTTGTTTACCAGAAATATGGAATTAAAAGGCGACAGATTATAAGTGAGGAAAATGAGATCGAAAAGAGCACAAAAGAACCGTCCCCATGTGTGTGGAGCGGCTATTTCTCCAGGGCACATGCTTATCCGCCAACATATAGCTTTACCGTTCTCCCGGCCAAAACCCAACTCCTCATTGGGATCTTAGATAAGGCCGCCGGGCAGGCTGGAATTTCCCATGAGATGATTATCCATTGTGGTGTGGTAGCAATGGATGTGTTTATTGATGCTCAGGATTTATCCGGCCTGATGCAATTTGAAGAAATGGTGTTAAAAGAACTGCGCCTCATAGGTGGGAGAATGGCCGGCGAAAAGATTGGGATATTATCCCATATTGGGGAACTTAAGCAGCTTGAGGCTGGTTTAAGGCGCCTATTTGATCCGCATGGGATCATGGTGGGTTAA
- the carB gene encoding carbamoyl-phosphate synthase large subunit translates to MPKRTDLKKILVIGSGPIVIGQACEFDYSGTQACKALREEGYTVVLVNSNPATIMTDPETADAVYIEPLNTEMLEKIIERERPDALLPNIGGQTGLNLAVELAEKGVLDRFGVELIGARLETIKKAEDRELFKLAMKRIGLEVPKSVAVNSLAEGMEIIKEIGFPAILRPAFTLGGTGSGIAYNIDEFKSILASGLELSMTRQVLVEESVLGWKEYELELMRDRIDNALVICSIENFDAMGIHTGDSITVAPAQTMTDKEYQQMRHAGIAIMREVGVETGGANVQFAVNPANGRMVVIEMNPRVSRSSALASKATGFPIAKVAAKLSVGLTLDEIPNDITRETPASFEPAIDYVVVKFPRFAFEKFPEADRTLMTQMKSVGEVMSIGRTFKEALCKAVRSLEKGNYGLERKEGDLAELRRSLMIPGSERFWYITEAFRRGLSVDEISKLSGVDPWFLCNIRQMVSLESEIACFARKKDGKTVTLPPELLRRAKEYGFSDLRIGELAGVAEGVIRSWRKEFGIYPVYKMVDTCAGEFKAYTPYFYSTYERPYYQAGEQTATAQCEAVDSGRSKIIILGSGPNRIGQGIEFDFCCVHAVFACQELGYEAIMINCNPETVSTDYDTADRLYFEPLTAEDVLNIIELEKPEGVILQFGGQTPLKLAVPLWEAGVKILGTSHEAIDRSENRGRFKELVHKLNLRQPESVTATSVAEALLSVKSLGYPVIVRPSYVLGGRAMEIVYDDAGLQDYMRRALEASPEHPVLIDEYLEDAVEVDVDVISDGKDTVIAGIMEHIEEAGIHSGDSACSLPPRSLQSAVLEEIKSQTKALAAELGVRGLMNVQYAVKNEAVYILEVNPRASRTIPFVSKATGIPFAKLATKALLGHSLAEIGLNKEVEIPFVAVKEAVFPFNKFPGVDVILGPEMKSTGEVMGIDEDFGLAYAKAQAASQNRIPSSGKIFISVKDRDKEQAANIAARLLCQGFKIMATRGTAKFLQERGLDAEVINKVAEGRPHVVDAIKNKEVDFVINTVTGAQAQKDSFSIRRTAIQHRVSYTTTMAGALAAVTAIERLNQKQMGIKSIQEYHRQVCENFNPKEVTG, encoded by the coding sequence ATGCCGAAAAGGACGGATCTAAAAAAAATACTTGTGATCGGCTCGGGGCCGATTGTGATCGGCCAGGCATGCGAATTCGACTATTCCGGCACCCAGGCCTGCAAAGCGTTGCGCGAGGAAGGCTATACGGTTGTCCTGGTCAATTCCAATCCAGCCACGATCATGACTGATCCGGAAACGGCCGATGCTGTATATATTGAGCCTTTGAACACAGAGATGTTAGAAAAAATTATTGAGCGGGAAAGACCAGACGCTCTCTTGCCGAACATTGGCGGGCAGACGGGACTTAATCTGGCGGTAGAACTGGCTGAAAAAGGGGTGCTGGACAGGTTCGGCGTGGAATTGATCGGGGCGCGCCTGGAAACCATCAAAAAGGCGGAAGACCGGGAGCTTTTTAAGCTGGCGATGAAGAGAATTGGTTTAGAGGTACCCAAAAGCGTGGCGGTGAACTCGTTAGCCGAGGGCATGGAAATTATAAAGGAAATCGGCTTTCCGGCTATTTTGCGCCCAGCTTTTACTTTAGGGGGTACGGGGAGCGGGATTGCTTATAATATCGATGAATTCAAATCCATCCTGGCAAGTGGTTTGGAGCTCAGCATGACGCGTCAGGTGCTGGTGGAAGAGTCGGTTTTAGGTTGGAAGGAATACGAGCTGGAACTGATGCGGGATAGAATTGATAACGCGCTGGTAATCTGTTCCATTGAAAATTTTGACGCCATGGGCATTCACACCGGCGACAGCATCACTGTAGCGCCGGCGCAGACCATGACAGATAAGGAATACCAGCAGATGAGGCACGCAGGTATTGCGATCATGCGGGAAGTAGGTGTGGAGACCGGCGGGGCCAATGTTCAATTTGCCGTCAACCCGGCAAATGGCCGGATGGTAGTGATTGAGATGAACCCCAGGGTTTCCAGAAGCTCGGCCCTGGCTTCCAAGGCGACTGGTTTTCCGATTGCTAAAGTAGCGGCCAAGCTATCAGTCGGCCTGACTTTGGACGAAATCCCCAATGACATTACCAGAGAGACTCCTGCTTCCTTTGAGCCGGCGATTGATTATGTGGTGGTTAAATTTCCGCGCTTTGCTTTCGAGAAGTTTCCGGAGGCGGACAGAACCTTGATGACCCAAATGAAGTCGGTGGGCGAGGTAATGTCGATTGGCCGGACCTTTAAAGAAGCGCTATGCAAGGCTGTCAGGAGCCTGGAAAAGGGAAATTATGGGTTGGAACGCAAGGAAGGAGATCTGGCTGAATTGCGCAGATCACTGATGATTCCAGGCAGCGAACGGTTCTGGTACATTACGGAGGCTTTCAGGCGAGGCCTGTCTGTTGATGAGATCAGCAAGCTTTCCGGTGTGGACCCCTGGTTTTTGTGCAACATCCGGCAGATGGTTTCCCTGGAAAGCGAAATAGCCTGCTTCGCCCGGAAAAAAGACGGAAAAACTGTTACGTTGCCACCTGAGCTTTTGCGGAGAGCCAAGGAATACGGCTTTTCCGACCTGAGGATCGGTGAACTTGCAGGTGTTGCAGAGGGGGTAATCCGAAGCTGGCGCAAGGAATTTGGCATCTATCCGGTTTATAAGATGGTAGATACTTGTGCCGGAGAGTTTAAGGCCTATACTCCGTATTTTTATTCCACTTACGAAAGGCCTTATTATCAGGCCGGGGAACAGACTGCCACCGCCCAATGCGAGGCGGTCGATTCCGGGCGGTCTAAAATCATTATTCTGGGTTCCGGGCCCAATAGAATCGGGCAAGGAATTGAATTTGACTTCTGCTGCGTCCATGCTGTTTTTGCCTGCCAGGAACTGGGTTATGAAGCGATTATGATCAACTGCAATCCGGAAACAGTAAGCACAGACTATGATACGGCGGACAGGCTTTATTTTGAACCCCTCACCGCAGAGGATGTGTTGAATATTATTGAGCTGGAAAAGCCGGAAGGAGTGATTTTGCAGTTTGGCGGTCAGACGCCGCTGAAGCTGGCCGTTCCTTTGTGGGAAGCGGGAGTAAAGATTCTCGGCACCTCTCATGAAGCGATTGACCGGTCGGAGAACAGGGGACGTTTTAAAGAACTGGTGCACAAACTGAATTTAAGGCAACCGGAAAGCGTTACCGCAACTTCGGTAGCAGAAGCCTTGCTATCTGTCAAAAGCCTTGGCTACCCGGTGATTGTCCGCCCTTCCTACGTTCTCGGCGGGAGAGCGATGGAGATTGTTTATGACGACGCAGGCCTACAGGACTACATGCGGCGGGCACTTGAAGCATCCCCTGAACATCCGGTGCTGATTGACGAATACCTGGAGGATGCTGTGGAAGTTGATGTGGACGTGATCTCAGACGGCAAAGACACGGTTATTGCCGGGATCATGGAGCATATTGAAGAAGCTGGTATTCATTCCGGCGATTCGGCATGCTCCCTGCCGCCGCGTTCCCTGCAGAGCGCGGTGCTGGAGGAAATCAAGAGCCAGACAAAAGCCCTGGCGGCTGAGCTTGGTGTGCGGGGGTTGATGAATGTCCAGTATGCTGTAAAAAACGAAGCTGTTTACATCCTGGAGGTCAATCCGCGGGCTTCCCGCACGATCCCTTTTGTCAGCAAGGCGACCGGAATACCTTTTGCCAAATTGGCGACCAAAGCGCTTTTGGGCCATAGCCTGGCTGAGATTGGTTTGAACAAAGAAGTGGAAATACCGTTTGTTGCGGTTAAAGAGGCAGTTTTTCCCTTCAATAAGTTTCCGGGAGTAGATGTGATCCTGGGGCCAGAGATGAAATCAACAGGAGAAGTAATGGGGATCGACGAGGACTTTGGCCTGGCCTATGCCAAGGCCCAGGCGGCGAGCCAGAACAGAATCCCTTCTTCAGGCAAGATCTTCATCAGTGTCAAGGACAGAGATAAAGAACAGGCGGCGAATATTGCCGCCAGGCTGTTGTGTCAAGGCTTTAAAATCATGGCTACCAGGGGTACGGCCAAATTTCTGCAGGAGCGTGGACTTGATGCAGAGGTGATCAATAAAGTAGCCGAAGGCAGACCCCACGTGGTAGACGCGATTAAAAACAAAGAAGTGGATTTTGTGATCAATACTGTAACCGGTGCCCAGGCCCAGAAGGACTCATTTTCCATCCGGAGAACTGCGATCCAGCACCGGGTATCCTATACTACAACAATGGCAGGGGCTCTGGCAGCTGTGACGGCGATAGAAAGGCTAAACCAGAAACAAATGGGTATCAAGTCGATTCAGGAGTACCACCGTCAGGTATGCGAAAATTTTAATCCGAAAGAGGTGACAGGATGA